In Ovis aries strain OAR_USU_Benz2616 breed Rambouillet chromosome 14, ARS-UI_Ramb_v3.0, whole genome shotgun sequence, a single genomic region encodes these proteins:
- the C14H16orf74 gene encoding uncharacterized protein C16orf74 homolog isoform X1 produces MGLCPWHQPQQVVVYGIISSIASAGSWSGWTSRGRARRMETLTLRPETAAQVGFACPGSCSGRPPLRVSRALGCSAEDAGWEDAAIPALDQRRGERSEQSAPPASRATLPRPRGVDRTSTPPRSHRPRAW; encoded by the exons ATGGGCCTGTGTCCCTGGCACCAGCCTCAGCAAGTTGTGGTGTATGGAATAATTAGCTCCATAGCCTCTGCCGGCAGCTGG TCTGGCTGGACGAGTCGGGGTCGTGCCCGGAGGATGGAGACCTTGACCCTGAGGCCTGAGACGGCGGCACAGGTTGGGTTTGCCTGCCCCGGCTCCTGCTCTGGCCGCCCCCCTCTCCGCGTGTCCAGGGCCCTGGGATGCTCTGCTGAGGACGCTGGCTGGGAGGACGCAGCGATTCCAGCGCTGGACCAGAGGCGTGGGGAGAGGAGTGAGCAGTCAGCCCCGCCTGCTTCCAGAGCGACACTGCCCAGGCCCCGTGGGGTGGACCGGACCTCGACGCCTCCGCGTTCTCACCGACCCCGGGCATGGTGA